The following coding sequences lie in one Candidatus Eremiobacterota bacterium genomic window:
- the rpmJ gene encoding 50S ribosomal protein L36 yields MKVRPSVKRICENCKVIRREGKVRVICDVNPKHKQVQG; encoded by the coding sequence ATGAAAGTCAGGCCATCGGTTAAGAGAATTTGTGAAAATTGTAAGGTCATTCGCCGCGAGGGTAAGGTGCGCGTGATCTGCGACGTCAATCCCAAGCACAAGCAGGTGCAAGGGTAA
- the rpsM gene encoding 30S ribosomal protein S13 has product MARIAGIDLPREKRVEVALTYIYGIGLPTARKLLAFAGVNADLRVKAMSEEDEKKLRDAIDSMQLRVEGDLRREVAGNIKRLMDIGSYRGLRHRRGLPVRGQRTKTNARTRKGPKRTVAGKKKTIAKK; this is encoded by the coding sequence GTGGCTCGTATCGCTGGTATTGACCTTCCGCGTGAGAAGCGGGTTGAGGTTGCGCTGACGTACATCTACGGCATCGGTCTGCCGACGGCGCGCAAGCTGCTCGCCTTTGCGGGCGTCAATGCCGATCTTCGCGTCAAGGCGATGAGCGAAGAAGACGAAAAAAAGCTGCGTGACGCCATCGACTCAATGCAGTTGCGCGTCGAAGGCGACCTCCGCCGCGAGGTTGCGGGCAACATCAAACGGCTCATGGACATCGGTTCGTATCGCGGGCTCCGTCATCGGCGCGGTCTGCCCGTGCGTGGGCAGCGCACGAAAACAAATGCGCGAACGCGTAAGGGTCCCAAGCGCACGGTCGCCGGCAAGAAAAAGACCATCGCCAAAAAATAA